The Candidatus Methylomirabilis sp. genome has a window encoding:
- a CDS encoding IS481 family transposase: protein MPHLIREQRIRQRLNWFQKARELGSVTDACCFFGISRKTYYKWQHRYAASQGDRLSLADRSRRPHAHPRQVGIRMARRLRRWRRRTGYGPRRLRWHLQRTGLRGVPSVYGIHRVLQRAGLLTRHRTRPKHRQRYVMPQPGDCVQVDIKYVPYCVEGRQVYQYTALDDCTRLRVVRIFPELTNRAGLTFLTMLRSAFPFRVRQVQTDNDATFTNWYTGAPKTAPERAVRLHPFTLACAAAGIRHRTIRPRSPHLNGKVERSHRIDGEEFYRVWRCRTFADLQKRHRRFNQFYNTARPHGGHGGRTPLERLRQFAPFRGLRRLYL, encoded by the coding sequence GTGCCACACCTTATCAGGGAACAGCGGATTCGGCAACGGTTGAACTGGTTTCAGAAGGCCCGAGAGTTGGGTTCCGTCACGGATGCCTGCTGCTTCTTCGGGATCTCCCGCAAGACCTACTACAAGTGGCAGCATCGCTACGCCGCGAGCCAGGGGGATCGGCTGAGTCTCGCCGATCGCTCCCGGCGGCCCCATGCCCATCCCCGGCAGGTGGGAATCCGGATGGCCCGCCGGCTCCGACGGTGGCGACGACGGACCGGGTATGGCCCCCGACGGCTCCGGTGGCACCTGCAGCGCACGGGGCTCCGAGGCGTCCCGAGTGTCTACGGTATCCACCGGGTGCTGCAGCGGGCGGGGTTGCTCACGCGGCATCGCACACGCCCCAAGCACCGACAGCGCTACGTCATGCCCCAGCCGGGCGACTGTGTGCAGGTGGACATCAAGTATGTACCGTATTGCGTGGAGGGGCGCCAGGTGTACCAGTACACGGCTCTCGATGACTGTACCCGACTGCGGGTCGTGCGCATCTTCCCGGAACTGACCAACCGCGCGGGGCTCACCTTCCTGACGATGCTCCGCTCGGCGTTTCCGTTCCGCGTCCGGCAGGTCCAGACGGACAACGATGCCACCTTCACGAACTGGTACACGGGCGCCCCCAAGACGGCCCCGGAGCGGGCGGTCCGGCTGCACCCGTTCACGCTGGCCTGCGCGGCGGCGGGGATTCGTCACCGCACCATCCGGCCTCGCAGCCCGCACCTGAACGGCAAGGTCGAGCGCAGTCACCGGATTGATGGCGAGGAGTTCTACCGGGTCTGGCGGTGTCGCACGTTCGCCGATCTCCAGAAGCGGCATCGTCGGTTCAATCAGTTCTACAATACGGCGCGACCCCATGGGGGCCATGGGGGCCGCACGCCCCTCGAGCGCCTCCGGCAGTTCGCCCCCTTCCGGGGCTTACGCCGGTTGTACCTCTAA
- a CDS encoding response regulator, with product MEELTIKSLSAVMAVSARGRSFTLDQLLGTALEELLKALDDTVLGWICLAHEQLPDGLIEPAVTKLRSAPEQKSTPIAKLGRILVIDDDEFVRTLLSDVLRAAGHTVVQAAGGKEGLHRFHQGGFDLVLTDLGMPECSGWEVAAAVKKMAPQTPVALITGWELTLDRGKLKEAGVDLVLNKPFHVVEVRRLVAEALTLRETI from the coding sequence ATGGAAGAACTAACAATCAAGAGTCTGTCGGCGGTCATGGCAGTGTCGGCGAGGGGCCGGTCTTTTACCCTCGACCAACTTCTCGGGACCGCCCTTGAAGAGTTACTGAAGGCCCTTGACGACACGGTCCTAGGCTGGATTTGCCTAGCCCACGAACAGCTCCCTGACGGTCTGATCGAGCCTGCCGTCACCAAGCTCCGGTCGGCCCCTGAACAGAAATCGACGCCGATCGCCAAGCTGGGACGCATCCTGGTTATTGACGATGATGAATTTGTCCGTACGCTCCTCTCCGATGTCCTACGGGCGGCCGGCCACACCGTAGTGCAAGCAGCGGGTGGTAAAGAAGGGCTGCACCGTTTTCATCAGGGCGGCTTCGATCTTGTCCTGACCGACCTGGGCATGCCGGAGTGCTCAGGGTGGGAGGTTGCGGCGGCCGTCAAGAAAATGGCTCCCCAGACCCCCGTGGCCCTCATCACCGGGTGGGAACTCACCCTCGACCGGGGGAAGTTGAAAGAGGCCGGAGTCGATCTGGTATTGAATAAGCCTTTTCATGTCGTTGAGGTCAGACGGCTTGTGGCGGAGGCATTGACGCTCCGTGAAACGATCTAG